Genomic window (Hippoglossus stenolepis isolate QCI-W04-F060 chromosome 11, HSTE1.2, whole genome shotgun sequence):
CAGGAGGCATATTTCCAGCAAGCAGGACACCTTCATGTCCCTGTAGAGTCAGACTGGTGCAACTGAGAGTGGagagactctcacacacatggtaaaacacaaacacacacagtcaacgagagagagagagagagagagagagagagagagagagagagagagagtgggtgtCCAGATGATGAGAAACAGTCTGTTTGATTTAGTGAATATTTCACATCATGGTAACATTCTGTGACTCACATAGATGAATGGAAAGTGATGTCTATAGTGTCGACTCATTAATCAGACCTCAAAGTCTATTTATTAACATGATCTTCATATCTTTCGTGACCACAATTTGCACAGTTGTCATGACGATTTTCAAACTATTCATGGACTTCTTTCCCATGTTGGCTCCAAAAAATGTAAACCTTGTATATATCAAACAGAGATATACATGGTGAACctgtttttctattatttcgttttttcttctatttactTACGCTGTTGAAGTGAATTCATAAATAATAGAATATAACTTTTGACAGGCTTCACCAGTGATCTATATCTTGTTTCAAAGTCTTTGCAACATTTCATATAAATTTCGAGTGTGGAAATGTAAAATGAGTTgacttgatttttatttttcaaaacgACAAAAAAcgatatatgttatatattgtatattgaaatttacatgtatatatatatatatatgtatatatatatagtaaatacagtaaatgaaagtgaaaaataaatatgataaataaagtaaaataaagtaaatatagtCAAATACGGTAAATTTAAAATatagtaaatgtatttattatatttaggCTATAAATAGTTTATGTATTCGTTTTTTGGGCTTTTTTGTCTGACAGGCTACGCGGAACACAAGAATAGAGGCATTCCGCCCGGACGGCTTTCAGAGTAACACGCCGGTATAACCAgtaaacacagcacacacatgtCGGTACAGCAgcagtagtattagtagtagtagtagtagtatttgtAGTATTAGTTGTGTGTCCTGCCAGTAAACTGGACTCCTGAGCAGTTCAAATGTCTGAGGCGTCAGACGAAGCTCCTCCTCGTCAGAACTGGATCCTGCTGCATCCAGCGGTGAGTCCAGGTGTTAGAGGTTCAGATCTGTGCTGCGTTCAGGTGCCCGCTGGTAAAACCCGCACTTaccagtgtctgtctgtgtcctcagtaTCAGCAGATGAAGGACCTGGAGGTTGAGGACAGCGCTCAGCTGCACGCAGCTTTCCTCGTCTACATGGATCTAACGGAGGGTGAGTGTCTGTGTCACTCTGTTTCATTGGGTCAGAGCCTGAGGTTTCATTTAACAACCAGCCAATCCTGTTCTTTATTCTATGGATTTATGTATGGTGTTGAGGTGAATAAATCAATATAAGAATAATACTTTTACCACCAAACACTGTGGTCTAACTCCTGTTTTAACTTGTAAAACATAATTCTACTgagtaaatgtttatttagattatttctAAAGACAATAGCAAACTTAGTAAAATAATCCTTTTTATTCCAGTGTAGttcatgtgaatgtgtggactgaagacacaaacatggGGTCCATAATAGAATCTACAACTGTGTACAATATTGTCaatgtcacattcacaggagATAAAGTTTCATGTTTGAGGATTAAAAGTGACGTCTTGCATCTttcacttaaaggggacatagcatgcaaattccactttgttagtgcttctacaggttaatgtgggtatctggcatgtctaccaacccaaaaactctggggaaaaaacactcgcgcgttttgttatagttcctctaagtcagaaacgtcatgcttgagcgactcgattgcgcttcctgggtattgtgtcgtaacaatacactggaagtctcctacatggtcttggcccacccccgtcccccacactcgttacttcgggtttacaccagaggctgcgaggcagcgcagcgccgttcccaagcacgcagccgggctgttcacacgggacgagcatttctccgctggtcagcccgcgattcactcacatgtggcatttgtctggatcgttgggactgggaggctgcagcagctgctcggggcCGAGCCGCTctccgtgcgtgagctggaatttgtgtcagcgccacacagccaacagtgtggaggacttccgcagtgttcagcgctactgtaaccccgaaccccgacattcaacgggtacaacaacaagcggagaaagcagaatcgcgggctgaccttatatgtacagtctatggggctgaccagcgcggagaaatgctcgtccgtgtgaacagccaggcggctgcgcgctgaaGCAGCGCTGcgctcgcagcggtcttccacactgccagctgtgtggaagacttccgcagtgttcagctctactgtatgccgggttacagtagttccgccgggttacagtagttcctccggggtacaccggacgcggaagtgccgctgcgaggcagcgcagcgccgttgGTCTATGTCTATGgggctggtcagccccatagactgtacatataaggtcagcccgcgattctgctttctccgcttgttgttgtacccgttgaatgtcggggttcgggggtaaatgatggtcttcatagccccccacctctctttctctctctgtctgtctgcttgtgtgcttgtagtggatgggcagagggggacatttaattatgtgattgggaaaattaaaactccaggacaacaaggggaatacaaagtatgggatgcatatttgataatttatatcatataaaatatgtaatttatatcgtttaaaatcatggggggagaggggggaggggggagctggctcattagcatttaaaggaacaggcagtcaaaacaggtcgctctgtggagggctgttttatacagggtaaaaagggtgctgttttaaatgatccttgtggtattttgaccaaagtatgttacagacatttcattaagaccccaaggaaccatatcaacttgtggtaaaatgggcatgctatgtcccctttaatataaCGACATAAGAAATAACAAAATCGATATAAGTGAGTGTGTGGGGATGAAGCATAAAAGTTACTGACACTGCAGGACCTTTGCTCAGTCTATAGACCCCTCTCACactgtctctcactgtctctcacacactctcacactcgtGTCGTGTTCTCCTCAGTGCGTCGGTGGAAGGACGTGTCTAGCCTCAAGAGTCCTGAGCTGCAGTTGGTGTTGTTAGAAGGGAGAGTGAAGGATGGAGCCCCCATCCAGACCGTCCTTCCTCTACCTGCTCACCGATCTCTGTGCCACAGAAGGtgaagaggcttttttttttcttttaccaccACAGCTCATCTTCTTCCCATGTGCTAACTGTaatcctcctctctgctgtgcaGCATACGACACGTGCTGGACAGAGGCTTTCCCGTGGTGCTGTGTGCGGTGGCATCGGACTCCACACTAGTCTACCAGAAGATGACCGATGGTTTGGTGACACCCGACCCTCCTGTGGGGCCCTTTCAGGACGCCGGGCGCCGGCAGCACCGGAAGAGACGCCAGCCGCACGGAGAagctggagggaggaggtgatgaactAAAGAAAGGACAGAAAGACATTCTCAGTCTGTGTAAGACAGGTGCAACTGGACTCTTCCATGGGACATATGAGGCGACAGCCTGTGATTCTCTCTTAATAAAGCCCTTTTCTAAGACATGTCCTGCAGATGATCTCCCAGAAAactgggtctggactttctccactCTTTGCCTTAAAcatatgcacaacacagcaggaggttctctgctcacacgtgttcacaacagcaaccaATTCTTCGCAGGATTCAGGTGATGGCTGGAGCAGCAGGCACAGGCAGGATGTCGCGTATTCCcctgcggagatcacatgatcGTCTGGGTCTTCTACGTTTATGCCTCCACTTTTTCACcatgagttttttcttttctttttgtgttttatatttttgcgtctgtcgcgcAACCCCCCATTCACTCGCAGTGAATCCAGCAGAgtatctcctgctgtgttctcacatcgtgTCCTTACGTACTGTCTGCAGACTTCATACTAGAGGGCCAGGCAGAGAAGGTCCACAGGAACTCTGGAGCCTCCCACTTGGaaatttgcattcacacattcacgtctccggaggatctctggagttcactGCATGAGTTGGCTGCATTACAACATCGTCCAACTGTTGGTGAACTGAGGCTGATGCACATATTGATATCTGCAAGTTATATCAAATGATAATCAAGAGATGCAACACATTAAGTAAATAAGTCATTTGGATGAGGTTATGAAGGATTTCTGAGTCTTAATAACTACCAGACATGATTAGTTTGTCTCTAGTTTGCTTGATCATATTTTACTTCCTTTAAAGACAAAAGTACCCTGTTTCGAGAGGATCATTGTCAGATATGACATAAGGTAAAGGCTATGTAAACAGGGAGGAGTTACCCATACAAAGAgggttatgtgtgtgtatttttcccCACTGTGtgattgtttgtaagcaagataacacaaCAATGACCAAATGGATTACCACacaacttggtgaaaggatgcagtgtgggtggtcagggaagaacccattcaatttggtgtggatcggatccaggatttcttttcttaACCCACTTTCACATTGAGatgagggtgtttttcaacaatccaagggaataattcatggatcttaatgaaaaacaatcaggAACTAAAATTGATTAGTTTGATTGGATCTAAGAGACTGCTGCGCCTTTGCAGAGCGCCATTCTAGTTTTAGATCAGCTAAGAGGGAGAGTAGGATTTGAGTTTAATTTAAACAAGTGGCAACAAGAGATGGTCAGTCAATTCATATCTTTGTAAggattttgtgctttttttatgttttgatttgaCCAACCTGCTGCTATAGCTTTGTATTGTAGCCAATCCTAGTCTGACTGATATTAGCTTCACTGAATATATTGTTGACAAACCGATTCCCCCTGCAGGTTGTTTGTGTCGGCTGCAGCTCTACTTACACTCCCAGCTCTGTTTATTAGAACAACACAACACCTCAGCTGTGTGGAGAAGTTACTGAAAACGCTTTTAATTTTTtctagaaaaacaaaagttcaacatacaaacagaacaaaaaaaatgtaacactgGTGATTAAAACACATAATGAGGCTAATCTGTGATGTCGCAGTGTCCACCGCCCTGCAGGGTTAACATGGAGCAGATACTGAAGCGGGGCTCGTCAGTGACCCCGCCgtgagagtgcatgtgtgtgtgtgtgtctctttataTTTGAATGGTGCAGCAGTGTCTCGATGAGAGGAAGGACTCGACTATATGGGACAAATATTACAACACTTCAGCCCTGAGCCTTATTCAACATAAATACTCGTTATACagaaacagacagggacagacgaACACACCGCACTGGCCAACAAGCTGTAGAAAAGAGGTACATACTGTGTCTCGGAATGTAAGTTTCCAACCTGTCCACTTTTCAGGaggatgaaatatttaaaataatgcaGACAGAGACattattttcactttgactCAGCGTCCACAACAGCGCTGATCATTCCCACTGTtggataattaaataaaacagtctGTGTTTCTAATGTCTACATGATATCTCCATGACAGCCGTGTATATTGATCTTTCAAGAGTTTTCCAAAAAAGCGGAAAAAGAAGCTTCCTACTGAGGATCCCAACATTTCCATGGCTTCATCGGGAGAGTAAAGCGCagtcttctctccctctgcagacGTACAAATACTGAACCGTCTCGGATGTTGGATTTCAGTCTCTTTCAGGGTTAATCAACAGAGCTGGTCGCGAGCAGGACGGCAAAAAGGTGCTTGATTCGAGTCAGTGATCCGTTCTTCTCAGGCGCATACACACAAGGGACAGTGGAGACGGGACAGATTCGCCCTGGACGTGGTGTCACATGGTGGGCTCCATCCCTAACACTGGAAAGACAGTTCCTTTCATTCTGCGGACTGACGGAGGAACGGCCACAGTGCTATgtcatgtcctcctcctctgagcagTAGTCCCGGCCCTGGATACACAGCAGAGAAACGTTAGTGTTCTTGTCTCTTTCTTGATAATCCACCTTATTTACATAGCGGATAGTCATGTTATAAAGTGCTTAACGACAAGAAGTAAAACCAAAACTTTTAAACCAGACAAGGCAGTTGACTAAAAGGACACAGGGCACATAAAAGATAAAGTGGGAAAaataactaagtacatttacttcattactgtgCGTaagttgatttattttcaggtacttttcagtTTTACTCCACTTCATATATCTGCAAATAtgtactccactacattttacAAGCGTTATATGTTCTCTgtaagtacttttacttttaatatattatatattttaaaagcgAGTTCTTACTTACTTTTAGTAGAAAGGTAAATGTGATGCTTTTACTGCagcatatttgtgtgtatttatttgtacttttactttgttaaaATGTCGACCCCAAAAAATCTGTCGGGCTTTAGTCATTTCAACATCTATATTAACAAAGCTGGTTGAAACCTTACATACggcttctctcctcctctctgtgctcacacacacatcagatctcTTCTCCCGCTCTAGTCAGAGTCCTGGCTGTTCCACACTTCTTACATGTAAGAGTTATGGACGCTACTTTTGGGAACCATAAATgcagcagatttattttgttgtagcCTTCCCCTGTTCTCTGAGCTCTGCAGTCCACTCCTTCGACCTGATGGTTTGGGTTTTGCTGGGATATGCACTGTCGGCTGTGAGATCTATGAGAGTGGCTGTAGCTTTCTGCAGAGTCTCAGGTCATAAGTTACCTAAACCACTCCTCTCTGTGACCAGATCCTGTCGCAGTGCAGCGCTGCCAgtaaagattttgtttttgttttcaacaacACCACTTTAAACCAGCACACTAGCGAAATGCACGGGACGTGACAGATTGAGGCTCTTTTGTGATATCATTATGTCATCTGTTGTGTCCTCACTTGCTACAGATTTGCTGCAGTGAAAGGATTAACCTCCATTATGTCCTCTAGCCGCGGctttctgcaaaaacacaaaatcaaacagtgGCCCTCCAATGACAGATTCTGTCGTTCCTGTCATTCACCTTTTCAATTTTCTCATCCAACATCCTGAAGAACTCCTGCTGACTCTCGGAGGAGTGGAAGCTCCTGCAGGGAAACACGGGGCAGCAGGTTAGAgccaaacagacaaacactctGTCAATACAcaatatgtatgtaaatgtatggtaatgacatttaaattggTCAAAAACAGCTCCTCCATCAGCCGGCGACACTTACAGTATCTTTTCATTTCCATTCGATCCTGTTTCATCCATTTGTTGGCCTTTACCCAGGAGAGCGCTTTTCTCCTGTGGGACaacacacaaatccacacaaGAACACAAACTGGCTTATTGAATTGCATTATACAGCAGAATGGAAAGCATAACGTTTTTCCCATATCAACTAATTACACCTgttatttgaaaatatatttaaaagtgcTGAACTTTACAAATGTCAATAGAAACTCCATTATATTAAAGCATAAttgtgtcttgttttctttatatgcAAATGTGTGACACACACTGCTC
Coding sequences:
- the zgc:55943 gene encoding uncharacterized protein C1orf21 homolog; this encodes MGCTSAKQVSAVPNGEESQNKAYSNGDLLSDEYKMRGVEKVKYISGEEGGVDGQDSTEKSALLGKGQQMDETGSNGNEKILSFHSSESQQEFFRMLDEKIEKGRDYCSEEEDMT
- the tsen15 gene encoding tRNA-splicing endonuclease subunit Sen15 isoform X1, which translates into the protein MSEASDEAPPRQNWILLHPAYQQMKDLEVEDSAQLHAAFLVYMDLTEGELRRWKDVSSLKSPELQLVLLEGRVKDGAPIQTVLPLPAHRSLCHRSIRHVLDRGFPVVLCAVASDSTLVYQKMTDGLVTPDPPVGPFQDAGRRQHRKRRQPHGEAGGRR
- the tsen15 gene encoding tRNA-splicing endonuclease subunit Sen15 isoform X2, whose amino-acid sequence is MSEASDEAPPRQNWILLHPAYQQMKDLEVEDSAQLHAAFLVYMDLTEVRRWKDVSSLKSPELQLVLLEGRVKDGAPIQTVLPLPAHRSLCHRSIRHVLDRGFPVVLCAVASDSTLVYQKMTDGLVTPDPPVGPFQDAGRRQHRKRRQPHGEAGGRR